Proteins encoded by one window of Gemmatimonas aurantiaca:
- a CDS encoding serine/threonine-protein kinase gives MPPAVPPAPPIADPLRDSLERAVAGRYTVLRELGRGGMGAVYLAQDLSLDRPVAIKVLPPELAVQPTLRERFVREARLAGSLSHPNIIHVHAVEERGDLLAIVMQYVDGETLVQRIARTGPYDPQDVARLMQDIAWALGYAHGRGIVHRDVKPDNLIIERGTGRTLIMDFGIARKEQATSLTEVGQSIGTPTYMSPEQAAAEDVDGRSDVYSLGCVGFFAATGRPPFVAPSAHKLLMMHLTEAAPSIGSVRAGFPEKFDAIVSRCLAKERGERFTTAEALAEAIGDLQLRTREVAPLLRLFHQQTAQSLQALLTLVLLLVAYWAARPQADPALDLLVSILFLTVSITVVIHVFDRVRYAVRRGFTVQDVQTAFTAIGDEIRTAREQLMSDPAERRRNIRRRWFAAIAGFTGGASWPIALWWLSEQGTGGVRRFTGTGALTLILGTVCVGISIAFWATRPVRVTLAQRIEGHFWSSRPGRWIFARAERRYAREVSRRKE, from the coding sequence ATGCCGCCCGCTGTCCCGCCCGCACCACCAATAGCCGACCCCCTGCGCGATTCCCTTGAACGCGCGGTCGCGGGCCGCTACACGGTGCTTCGCGAACTCGGTCGCGGCGGCATGGGTGCCGTGTACCTCGCGCAGGATCTCTCGCTCGACCGGCCCGTCGCCATCAAGGTGCTGCCGCCCGAACTGGCGGTGCAGCCCACCCTCCGCGAACGGTTCGTGCGCGAGGCGCGGCTGGCCGGATCGCTGTCGCATCCCAACATCATCCACGTGCATGCGGTCGAAGAGCGGGGCGATCTGCTCGCCATCGTCATGCAGTACGTGGACGGAGAAACGCTCGTCCAGCGCATCGCACGCACGGGACCGTACGATCCGCAGGACGTGGCCCGGCTCATGCAAGACATCGCCTGGGCGCTGGGTTATGCCCACGGCCGCGGTATCGTGCACCGCGACGTGAAGCCCGACAATCTCATCATCGAGCGCGGCACGGGACGCACGCTCATCATGGATTTTGGCATCGCGCGAAAGGAGCAGGCCACCTCGCTCACCGAAGTCGGCCAGTCCATCGGAACGCCCACGTACATGAGCCCCGAACAGGCCGCCGCCGAAGACGTGGATGGCCGGAGCGACGTGTATTCACTCGGCTGCGTGGGGTTCTTCGCCGCCACCGGTCGACCGCCGTTCGTGGCGCCGAGCGCACACAAGCTGCTCATGATGCACCTGACGGAGGCCGCGCCGTCCATCGGCTCCGTGCGCGCGGGATTCCCGGAGAAATTCGACGCCATTGTCTCGCGGTGCCTGGCCAAGGAGCGCGGCGAGCGGTTCACCACGGCGGAAGCCCTCGCCGAGGCCATCGGCGATCTGCAGTTGCGCACACGCGAAGTCGCCCCGTTGCTCCGGCTGTTCCATCAGCAAACCGCGCAGTCGCTGCAGGCGCTGCTGACGCTCGTCCTGCTGCTCGTCGCCTACTGGGCGGCCAGACCGCAGGCCGATCCTGCGCTGGATCTGCTCGTCAGCATCCTGTTTCTCACCGTGAGCATCACCGTGGTGATCCACGTGTTCGACCGGGTGCGTTATGCCGTGCGACGCGGGTTCACCGTGCAGGACGTGCAGACCGCGTTCACGGCCATCGGCGACGAGATCCGCACCGCGCGGGAACAGCTCATGAGCGATCCCGCGGAACGACGGCGCAATATCCGTCGCCGCTGGTTCGCCGCCATCGCCGGCTTCACCGGCGGCGCGAGCTGGCCGATCGCCCTGTGGTGGCTCAGTGAACAGGGGACCGGCGGTGTGCGGCGTTTCACGGGCACCGGCGCGCTCACGCTGATCCTGGGCACGGTCTGCGTGGGCATCTCGATCGCATTCTGGGCCACGCGGCCTGTGCGGGTGACCCTGGCGCAGCGGATCGAGGGGCACTTCTGGAGCAGCCGCCCTGGCCGCTGGATCTTTGCGCGGGCCGAGCGGCGATATGCACGGGAAGTATCGCGTCGGAAGGAATGA
- a CDS encoding putative toxin-antitoxin system toxin component, PIN family, translating into MRVVLDANVLVSAMVTGGGAPDEVVQSILRGDLHLLIDSRIMAEYDEVTSRPSFGFDAKERRMLLDVLDTIAEPVIARPHHVALPDPDDLPFVEVAISGRADVLITGNIRHFIDARPYGVVARTPRQIMDRLRRPKYP; encoded by the coding sequence ATGCGTGTGGTGCTCGACGCCAATGTGCTCGTCTCGGCCATGGTGACTGGCGGTGGCGCTCCGGATGAAGTGGTGCAATCGATTCTTCGAGGCGATCTGCATCTGCTAATCGATTCCCGCATCATGGCGGAATACGATGAGGTCACATCGCGACCTTCTTTCGGATTTGACGCGAAGGAACGGCGTATGCTGTTGGACGTGCTCGATACCATCGCCGAGCCTGTGATCGCACGGCCGCATCACGTCGCATTGCCGGACCCCGACGATCTTCCGTTCGTGGAGGTCGCGATCAGTGGGCGTGCCGATGTGCTCATCACGGGCAACATCAGACATTTCATTGACGCGCGTCCGTATGGAGTAGTGGCGCGGACGCCCCGGCAGATCATGGATCGCTTGCGGCGGCCCAAGTATCCCTGA
- a CDS encoding DUF2723 domain-containing protein, translating to MNVAATATQATARTTSAPRSSAADLDYRPSYLAAAIAGLVTFLLYVVTLAPTTSMWDTSEYIAAAYVLGLPHPPGNPFFVLIGRVFSILPIAPTVAMRINVLAALSSAVSAAFWFLVTERVLVQWMPRRWQRIVGGSLAVLIGATAFTVWNQSVVNEKVYTVSLVGLAFICWLTVRWCDDPEGPVADRLLVLIAYLCGLGYTNHMAGMLAVPAVGVAVLIRRPQTVLRWKLLVACAVALGFGLTPFATQPIRAAHFPAINEGEPTGCATELKAECTFSQLTYDRFMYNFNRGQYGKPELGERQAPFTAQLGMYWMYFKWQWLRDAYNESPGAQNGLAVFYFILVLLGGWMHYKKDRRSFWFFGPLVFTMTLGLIFYLNFKYGHSQAPELGDSVPREVRDRDYFYLWSFSALSVWAALGMFYLWETVATLFGSDEVRLGKETVLEPRPRSFALASPLLAVAFIPLFGNWTQASRAGQTDTGDFAHDLLNSVEPYGILITVGDNDTFPLWYAQEVEGIRKDVIVANTSLLNTDWYVRQLIRRPPSPYEADKGPALYRNITATMPTGSPVKMTFEEADALPLAIQTPQNAAFVKGEIVAQPRTPQLMKSDQLVYFMIRDAFPQRPIYFSRTAGGYPYELGLERYVVTQGMAKKLMDKPVEPSPDIMMVPGEGIMDVKRSYELWNTVFTANKSLAKRNGWVDDASVGIPDLYVISGITLAEALAQLGQTARSDSVYQQSKDIATAMRRAQVFGFDRQPSLPVTPGADTAAQQLLLPPAGDKK from the coding sequence ATGAACGTCGCAGCCACCGCCACCCAGGCGACGGCCCGCACCACGAGCGCGCCGCGCTCCAGTGCCGCCGACCTCGACTACCGCCCGTCCTATCTGGCCGCCGCCATCGCGGGGCTGGTGACCTTCCTGCTCTACGTGGTCACCCTCGCCCCCACGACGTCCATGTGGGATACCAGCGAGTACATCGCCGCCGCCTACGTGCTCGGCCTGCCCCATCCTCCAGGCAATCCGTTCTTCGTGCTGATCGGCCGGGTGTTCAGCATCCTGCCCATCGCACCCACGGTGGCCATGCGCATCAACGTGCTGGCGGCGCTCTCCAGTGCCGTCTCGGCGGCGTTCTGGTTCCTCGTCACCGAACGCGTACTCGTGCAGTGGATGCCGCGCCGCTGGCAGCGCATCGTGGGTGGGTCGCTGGCCGTGCTCATCGGCGCCACGGCGTTCACGGTGTGGAACCAGTCCGTCGTCAATGAGAAGGTCTACACCGTCTCGCTCGTCGGCCTGGCCTTCATCTGCTGGCTCACCGTACGCTGGTGCGACGATCCCGAAGGCCCCGTGGCCGATCGTCTGCTGGTGCTGATCGCCTATCTCTGCGGCCTCGGATACACCAACCACATGGCCGGCATGCTGGCCGTGCCCGCCGTGGGTGTGGCGGTGCTCATCCGCCGTCCGCAGACGGTGCTCCGCTGGAAGCTGCTCGTGGCCTGCGCCGTGGCGCTCGGATTCGGCCTCACGCCGTTCGCCACGCAACCCATTCGCGCGGCGCATTTCCCCGCCATCAACGAAGGCGAACCCACGGGATGCGCCACCGAACTCAAGGCGGAGTGCACGTTCAGTCAGCTCACGTACGACCGCTTCATGTACAACTTCAATCGCGGTCAGTACGGCAAGCCCGAACTCGGTGAACGCCAGGCGCCGTTCACCGCGCAGCTCGGGATGTACTGGATGTACTTCAAGTGGCAGTGGCTGCGCGACGCCTACAACGAAAGCCCTGGCGCACAGAACGGTCTCGCCGTCTTCTACTTCATCCTCGTCCTGCTCGGTGGATGGATGCACTACAAGAAGGACCGACGAAGTTTCTGGTTCTTCGGCCCCCTGGTGTTCACGATGACCCTGGGGCTCATCTTCTATCTCAATTTCAAGTACGGGCATTCGCAGGCACCGGAGCTGGGGGACTCGGTCCCCCGTGAAGTGCGCGACCGTGACTACTTCTATCTCTGGAGTTTCTCGGCGCTCAGCGTGTGGGCCGCGTTGGGCATGTTCTATCTGTGGGAGACGGTCGCCACGCTTTTCGGCTCCGACGAAGTGCGTCTGGGCAAGGAGACCGTGCTGGAGCCGCGTCCGCGCAGCTTCGCTCTGGCCTCGCCGCTGCTCGCGGTGGCGTTCATCCCGCTCTTCGGCAACTGGACCCAGGCCTCGCGTGCCGGTCAGACCGACACAGGCGACTTCGCCCATGATCTGCTCAATTCGGTTGAGCCCTATGGCATCCTCATCACCGTGGGCGACAACGACACCTTCCCGCTGTGGTATGCGCAGGAAGTGGAAGGCATCCGCAAGGATGTCATCGTCGCCAACACCTCGCTGCTGAACACCGACTGGTACGTGAGACAGCTCATCCGTCGTCCGCCATCACCGTACGAAGCGGACAAGGGGCCGGCGCTCTATCGCAACATCACCGCGACGATGCCCACGGGTTCGCCGGTGAAGATGACGTTCGAAGAAGCCGACGCGCTGCCGCTGGCCATCCAGACGCCGCAGAACGCCGCGTTCGTCAAGGGGGAGATCGTCGCGCAACCGCGCACACCGCAGCTCATGAAGTCCGATCAGCTCGTCTACTTCATGATCCGTGACGCCTTCCCGCAGCGGCCCATCTACTTCAGCCGCACCGCGGGTGGCTACCCGTACGAACTCGGACTCGAACGGTATGTCGTCACGCAGGGCATGGCCAAGAAGCTCATGGACAAGCCCGTGGAGCCGTCACCGGACATCATGATGGTGCCGGGTGAAGGCATCATGGACGTGAAGCGCAGCTACGAGCTCTGGAACACGGTCTTCACCGCCAACAAGTCGCTCGCGAAGCGCAACGGGTGGGTGGACGATGCCTCGGTCGGCATTCCCGATCTCTACGTCATCAGCGGCATCACGCTGGCCGAAGCGCTCGCACAACTCGGACAGACGGCGCGCTCCGACTCGGTGTATCAGCAGTCCAAGGATATCGCCACGGCCATGCGCCGTGCACAGGTATTCGGCTTCGACCGTCAGCCTTCGCTTCCGGTGACACCGGGTGCGGACACGGCCGCGCAGCAGCTCCTGCTGCCGCCGGCCGGCGACAAGAAGTGA
- a CDS encoding amidohydrolase family protein, with the protein MRRSLPCSLHRSRPRSRPHSLPRSRDIVGGAMLTALAFPALLAAQGFRGGTQIKPGEECPAGMTEVRPRTCLAPEKPAPSIVDYRPKSTLKVPGAMNMKAKFPVVDFHGHPSGQLGSVDAIERMGRSLDSLNVRLMIVANNVSGEQLTRGVELVKNTPTMKDRVRFLTGINFNGVGTPEWAARAVAQLEADAKAGAVGVGEISKSFGLTVKKADGSRLKLNDPELKPVWEAAARLKLPVFVHTADPQEFFREVDNTNERWLELSLFPERRYPQDRYPSFEQLMNERDSLFRANPKTTFVTAHLGWHANDLGRLGKMFDEMPNLLGEMGAVLYDIGRQPRAAHDFFIKYQDRLLFGKDSYQPEEYPYYWRVFETRDDYFDYYRDYHAFWKLYGIDLPDEVLKKIYYKNALRIMPAIPTAGWPK; encoded by the coding sequence GTGCGTCGTTCACTGCCTTGCTCATTGCATCGCTCGCGTCCGCGTTCGCGTCCGCATTCGCTGCCTCGTTCACGCGACATCGTTGGTGGGGCGATGCTGACCGCCCTGGCGTTCCCGGCGCTGCTCGCCGCTCAGGGATTCCGTGGTGGCACGCAGATCAAACCGGGCGAGGAGTGCCCCGCCGGCATGACGGAAGTGCGCCCCCGTACCTGCCTCGCGCCCGAGAAACCGGCGCCGAGTATCGTGGACTATCGCCCCAAGTCCACGCTCAAGGTGCCGGGCGCGATGAACATGAAAGCGAAGTTTCCCGTGGTGGATTTTCACGGGCACCCGTCGGGGCAGCTGGGCAGTGTCGACGCCATCGAGCGCATGGGCCGGTCGCTCGACTCGCTCAACGTGCGCCTGATGATCGTCGCCAACAACGTGTCGGGTGAGCAGCTCACGCGTGGGGTGGAGCTGGTGAAGAACACGCCCACGATGAAGGACCGGGTGCGCTTCCTCACCGGTATCAACTTCAACGGGGTGGGCACGCCGGAGTGGGCGGCCAGAGCGGTGGCGCAGCTCGAAGCCGATGCGAAGGCGGGCGCCGTGGGGGTGGGTGAGATCAGCAAGAGCTTCGGACTCACGGTGAAAAAGGCCGATGGCTCGCGTCTCAAGCTCAACGACCCGGAACTCAAGCCGGTGTGGGAAGCCGCCGCGCGCCTCAAGCTGCCGGTGTTCGTGCACACGGCCGATCCACAGGAGTTCTTCCGCGAGGTCGACAACACCAACGAACGCTGGCTCGAGCTCTCGCTCTTTCCCGAACGCCGGTATCCGCAGGATCGGTATCCGAGCTTCGAGCAGCTCATGAATGAGCGGGACAGTCTCTTCCGCGCCAATCCGAAGACGACCTTCGTTACCGCGCATCTGGGCTGGCACGCCAACGATCTCGGTCGCCTGGGCAAGATGTTCGACGAGATGCCCAATCTGCTGGGCGAGATGGGCGCCGTGCTGTACGACATCGGTCGCCAGCCGCGCGCGGCGCACGACTTCTTCATCAAGTATCAGGATCGCCTGCTCTTCGGCAAGGACAGCTATCAGCCGGAAGAGTATCCGTACTACTGGCGGGTGTTCGAAACGCGGGATGACTATTTCGACTACTACCGCGACTACCACGCCTTCTGGAAGCTCTACGGCATCGACCTTCCCGATGAGGTGCTGAAGAAGATCTACTACAAGAACGCGTTGCGTATCATGCCGGCGATTCCAACGGCCGGGTGGCCGAAGTAA
- a CDS encoding 6-bladed beta-propeller has product MKPAYRSITSLAAAALLLACGAAEESGSTTVRKGEIVQLPSPVDMLDSVVLRDSANAFIAEPAGVAMNGAAIYVTDAGSSSVLQFDRDGGFVRRIGRRGRGPGEFSAPGAMATIGDTLLVVSDVGTGRISLFDTRTGQLVLIKRFPGAPFTISAVGDTLLGGTYDAMQINSMFRTTLNDSIGQVMGPVSPDYTNGQRVRFSYPFSAAALHTGGAIVAMVGSRRMYRTDAQGSATDSIELASRVRRGVPQDLERALADARDPASQMLLVSILTALSRIDSSTAMVHVDFSPSDRSVSGKAYLSLVNWPLHAQCVDAEIPLAPDTRPVFAFRNDTLISVQNVVTGTDSLTSYTRLQRFRVPACGSGSR; this is encoded by the coding sequence ATGAAACCGGCGTATCGAAGCATCACATCGCTCGCGGCGGCAGCGCTGCTGCTCGCCTGTGGAGCGGCGGAGGAGTCGGGAAGCACCACCGTGCGGAAGGGAGAGATCGTCCAGCTCCCGTCTCCCGTCGACATGCTGGATTCGGTGGTGCTCCGTGACAGCGCCAATGCGTTCATCGCCGAACCGGCGGGTGTGGCGATGAATGGCGCCGCGATCTACGTCACCGATGCCGGCTCCTCCAGCGTGTTGCAGTTCGATCGCGACGGCGGATTCGTCCGCCGCATCGGTCGGCGCGGACGGGGTCCCGGTGAGTTCTCGGCGCCCGGGGCCATGGCCACGATCGGCGACACGCTGCTGGTGGTCTCCGATGTGGGCACGGGGAGGATTTCCCTGTTCGACACCCGCACCGGTCAGCTCGTGCTGATCAAGCGGTTCCCCGGTGCGCCCTTCACGATCAGTGCCGTGGGTGACACGCTGCTGGGTGGCACATACGACGCCATGCAGATCAATTCGATGTTCCGGACCACGCTGAACGACAGCATCGGTCAGGTCATGGGGCCGGTGTCGCCCGACTACACGAATGGTCAGCGCGTCAGGTTTTCTTATCCGTTCTCCGCGGCCGCCCTGCATACCGGTGGTGCCATCGTGGCCATGGTCGGATCGCGCCGGATGTATCGCACGGATGCACAGGGTTCGGCCACGGATTCCATCGAGCTCGCATCACGGGTCAGGCGCGGGGTCCCGCAGGATCTCGAACGCGCATTGGCCGACGCCAGGGATCCGGCGAGTCAGATGCTGCTGGTCTCGATCCTCACGGCGCTGTCCCGCATCGATTCGTCGACGGCCATGGTGCATGTGGATTTCAGCCCGAGCGACCGGAGTGTGTCGGGCAAGGCGTATCTGTCGCTGGTCAACTGGCCGCTGCATGCGCAGTGTGTGGACGCGGAGATCCCGCTGGCGCCCGACACACGGCCGGTGTTTGCTTTCCGCAACGACACGCTGATCTCGGTGCAGAACGTGGTGACGGGCACGGATTCGCTCACGTCCTACACGCGCCTGCAACGGTTCCGGGTGCCGGCATGCGGGAGCGGTTCGCGCTGA
- a CDS encoding Bax inhibitor-1/YccA family protein gives MRSNNPMLARFADATRATVNSAIAGTRSDTMTVSGTATKALILLAVLSFSAALVWQKVAAGRTDLVMPAMLVGGIGGFIVALIATFKPQTAPYTAPIYAALEGILLGAISALYNARFAGLPQQAVLLTIGVAAGVFALYHFKVVRATAGFRRMMISAMVGIMLFYVGSMVLGFFGVNIGYFTSNGTLAIVINLVIAGVAALNLVLDFDRIEEGVRMGAPKTMEWFSAFGLLVTLIWLYLELLRLLSRLQGRNND, from the coding sequence ATGCGCTCCAACAATCCGATGCTTGCCCGGTTCGCCGATGCGACCCGTGCCACCGTCAACTCCGCGATCGCCGGTACCCGCTCCGATACCATGACGGTGTCGGGGACCGCCACCAAAGCCCTCATCCTGCTGGCGGTGCTCAGCTTCTCGGCGGCCCTGGTCTGGCAGAAGGTGGCGGCCGGGCGCACCGATCTCGTCATGCCGGCCATGCTGGTGGGCGGTATCGGTGGATTCATCGTGGCGCTCATCGCCACGTTCAAGCCGCAGACGGCACCTTATACGGCGCCCATCTACGCGGCACTCGAAGGCATTCTGCTCGGCGCCATCTCGGCGCTGTACAACGCCCGGTTCGCCGGCCTGCCGCAGCAGGCGGTGCTGCTCACCATCGGCGTGGCCGCCGGGGTGTTTGCGCTGTACCACTTCAAGGTGGTCCGGGCCACGGCCGGTTTTCGTCGCATGATGATCAGTGCGATGGTCGGCATCATGCTCTTCTATGTGGGCTCGATGGTGCTGGGCTTCTTCGGTGTGAACATCGGGTACTTCACGTCCAATGGCACCCTGGCCATCGTGATCAATCTGGTGATCGCCGGTGTGGCCGCGCTGAATCTCGTGCTCGACTTCGATCGCATCGAAGAGGGCGTGCGCATGGGCGCGCCGAAGACCATGGAGTGGTTCAGCGCGTTCGGCCTGCTGGTCACGCTCATCTGGCTCTATCTCGAGCTGCTGCGTCTGCTCTCGCGTTTGCAGGGACGCAACAACGACTGA
- a CDS encoding DUF1611 domain-containing protein, whose amino-acid sequence MPQLRKPYLLYLGDAQHPTDAKTACGLRDWCPADVVGEWSLPTAAVSVGLPRCSPAEAAAQGAGSLVIGIASVGGKVPDSWLPDLEAAIAAGMDIVSGMHTRLTSFSSLVAAAARHGVTLHDVRHSDTTFPAGTGLPRPGLRVATVGTDCALGKKYTALALTRALEARGQKATFRATGQTGIMIAGSGIAIDAVVADFIAGAAEVLSPANDPDHWDVIEGQGSLFHPAYAGVTLGLLHGSQPDFLVLCHDPTRKTIEYRPDFPIPPLPVAAEQYLVNARVTNRNVRLAGVSINSSSLDDGAWARYRAQVEQEMGVPVCDPLRGGMDLIVSRLLGV is encoded by the coding sequence ATGCCGCAACTTCGCAAGCCGTATCTGCTGTATCTGGGGGACGCGCAGCATCCCACCGATGCCAAGACCGCATGCGGTCTGCGCGACTGGTGCCCCGCCGATGTCGTGGGCGAATGGAGTCTTCCCACCGCCGCGGTGAGCGTGGGACTCCCGCGGTGCTCGCCCGCCGAAGCGGCGGCGCAGGGCGCGGGCAGTCTCGTCATCGGCATCGCGTCGGTGGGGGGCAAGGTCCCCGACAGCTGGTTGCCCGATCTCGAAGCCGCCATCGCGGCGGGCATGGATATCGTGAGCGGCATGCATACGCGGCTCACGTCGTTTTCCTCGCTGGTGGCGGCCGCGGCGCGCCATGGGGTGACGCTGCACGATGTCCGTCACAGCGATACCACCTTTCCCGCCGGCACCGGCCTCCCGCGACCGGGCCTGCGGGTGGCCACCGTGGGGACCGATTGTGCGCTGGGCAAGAAGTACACGGCCCTCGCCCTGACCCGCGCCCTCGAGGCCCGGGGGCAGAAGGCCACGTTTCGCGCCACCGGACAGACGGGCATCATGATCGCCGGCAGCGGCATCGCCATCGACGCCGTGGTGGCCGATTTCATCGCCGGCGCGGCCGAAGTGTTGTCGCCCGCCAACGATCCCGATCACTGGGATGTGATCGAAGGGCAGGGGTCGCTGTTTCACCCGGCCTACGCCGGCGTGACGCTCGGTCTGCTGCATGGCTCCCAGCCGGATTTTCTGGTGCTGTGCCATGACCCCACCCGCAAGACCATCGAATACCGCCCCGACTTTCCCATTCCGCCACTGCCCGTGGCCGCCGAGCAGTACCTGGTGAACGCCCGCGTGACGAACCGGAACGTGCGGCTGGCCGGGGTGAGTATCAATTCCTCCTCGCTGGACGACGGGGCCTGGGCGCGATACCGGGCGCAGGTGGAGCAGGAGATGGGCGTCCCGGTCTGCGACCCCCTGCGCGGGGGCATGGATCTGATCGTTTCCCGGTTACTTGGTGTATGA
- a CDS encoding PaaI family thioesterase — MPDLAELQARVTRGLPGLLGIRITKLVPNALHAELPLRPDLMAVNGYLHAGTVVSLADTAAGFGCVAHLPEGAESFTTIELKTNHIGTARDGTVACVARLVHGGRMTQVWDAEVTHVETGKIIAHYRATQMILYPRG; from the coding sequence ATGCCCGATCTCGCCGAACTGCAAGCCCGCGTCACGCGCGGACTTCCCGGTCTGCTCGGCATCCGCATCACGAAGCTGGTGCCGAATGCCCTGCACGCCGAACTCCCGTTGCGTCCCGATCTCATGGCCGTGAACGGCTATCTGCACGCCGGCACGGTGGTCTCGCTGGCCGATACGGCGGCGGGCTTCGGATGTGTCGCGCACTTGCCGGAGGGTGCCGAGAGTTTCACGACCATCGAACTCAAGACCAATCACATCGGCACCGCGCGTGACGGCACGGTGGCCTGCGTGGCGCGCCTCGTGCATGGCGGCCGCATGACGCAGGTGTGGGACGCCGAGGTGACCCATGTGGAGACCGGCAAGATCATCGCGCATTATCGGGCCACGCAGATGATTCTGTATCCGCGGGGATGA